A DNA window from Myripristis murdjan chromosome 19, fMyrMur1.1, whole genome shotgun sequence contains the following coding sequences:
- the vps25 gene encoding vacuolar protein-sorting-associated protein 25: protein MSFEWPWQYNFPPFFTLQPNVDTRQKQLAAWCSLALSYCRHHKLYTLDVMEAQESPVFNNKKIERKLSLEAIQVVFEELRKKGNLEWLDKNKSRCLVMWRRPEEWGKLIYQWVSKNGMVNTVCTLYELSNGDDTEGEEFHGLEEWMLLRSLQALQTEGKAEIITMDDGKGVKFF from the exons ATGAGTTTTGAGTGGCCGTGGCAGTATAACTTCCCTCCGTTTTTCAC GCTACAGCCCAACGTTGACACCAGACAGAAGCAGCTGGCGGCATGGTGCTCCCTGGCGCTGTCCTACTGCCGCCACCACAAACTCTACACCCTGGACGTCATGGAGGCCCAGGAGAGCCCGGTGTTCAACAACAAGAAGATAGAAC GAAAACTGTCATTAGAGGCCATTCAAGTTGTGTTTGAGGAGCTGAGGAAAAAAG GAAACCTTGAATGGTTGGACAAAAACAAGTCTCGGTGTTTAGTCATGTGGAGACGGCCGGAGGAATGGGGCAAATTGATATACCAGTGG gtTTCCAAAAATGGGATGGTCAACACAGTGTGTACGCTTTATGAGTTGTCCAATGGCGATGACACAGAGGGTGAAG AATTTCATGGTCTAGAAGAGTGGATGCTGCTGCGCTCGCTGCAGGCGTTACAGACTGAGGGCAAGGCGGAGATCATTACCATGGATGATGGGAAGGGGGTCAAGTTCTTCTGA